One window of Phalacrocorax carbo chromosome 1, bPhaCar2.1, whole genome shotgun sequence genomic DNA carries:
- the ATP6V1A gene encoding V-type proton ATPase catalytic subunit A → MDFSKLPKILDEDREAFVGYVHGVSGPVVTACNMAGAAMYELVRVGHSELVGEIIRLEGDLATVQVYEETSGVSVGDPVLRTGKPLSVELGPGIMGAIFDGIQRPLLDISTLTKSIYIPRGVNVSALSRDVKWDFTPSKNLRVGSHITGGDIYGVVNENSLIKHKIMLPPRNRGTVTYIAPPGNYDTSDVVLELEFEGVKEKFTMVQVWPVRQVRPVTEKLPANHPLLTGQRVLDALFPCVQGGTTAIPGAFGCGKTVISQSLSKYSNSDVIIYVGCGERGNEMSEVLRDFPELTMEVDGKVESIMKRTALVANTSNMPVAAREASIYTGITLSEYFRDMGYHVSMMADSTSRWAEALREISGRLAEMPADSGYPAYLGARLASFYERAGRVKCLGNPEREGSVSIVGAVSPPGGDFSDPVTSATLGIVQVFWGLDKKLAQRKHFPSVNWLISYSKYTRALDEYYDKHFTEFVPLRTKAKEILQEEEDLAEIVQLVGKASLAETDKITLEVAKLIKDDFLQQNGYTPYDRFCPFYKTVGMLSNMIAFYDMARRAVETTAQSDNKITWSIIRENMSEILYRLTSMKFKDPVKDGETKIKADYAQLFEDMQNAFRSLED, encoded by the exons ATGGACTTCTCCAAACTACCCAAAATCCTTGATGAGGACAGAGAGGCTTTTGTTGGCTACGTCCATGGAGTCTCAGGACCTG TGGTCACGGCGTGCAACATGGCAGGTGCTGCTATGTACGAGCTGGTACGAGTAGGCCACAGCGAACTGGTGGGGGAGATTATCCGGCTGGAAGGTGATCTGGCAACTGTCCAGGTTTATGAAGAAACAT CTGGTGTCTCTGTAGGAGATCCTGTACTCCGTACTGGCAAACCCCTGTCAGTGGAACTAGGGCCTGGCATTATGGGAGCTATTTTTGATGGTATCCAGAGACCTCTGTTGGACATCAGCACTCTGACCAAAAGTATCTATATCCCTAGAGGTGTCAACGTGTCGGCTTTGAGCCGAGATGTCAAATGGGACTTCACACCTTCCAAAAATCTGCGG GTTGGCAGCCACATCACCGGTGGAGATATTTATGGTGTCGTGAATGAAAACTCTCTTATCAAGCACAAAATCATGCTGCCCCCACGGAACAGGGGTACAGTTACATACATTGCTCCGCCAGGAAACTATGACACTTCA GATGTTGTCTTAGAGCTGGAGTTTGAAGGTGTGAAGGAGAAGTTCACTATGGTCCAGGTCTGGCCTGTACGTCAAGTCCGTCCTGTTACTGAGAAGTTACCAGCCAATCATCCTTTGTTAACTGGCCAACGGGTCCTGGATGCCCTCTTCCC GTGTGTACAAGGGGGTACAACGGCGATTCCCGGGGCATTTGGTTGTGGGAAGACTGTGATCTCACAGTCTCTCTCAAAGTACTCCAACAGTGATGTCATCATTTATGTAGGCTGTGGAGAACGAGGAAATGAAATGTCTGAAGTACTGAGAGATTTCCCTGAG TTAACAATGGAAGTTGATGGCAAGGTAGAAAGCATCATGAAGAGAACAGCTCTGGTAGCAAATACCTCCAACATGCCTGTGGCTGCCAGAGAAGCCTCTATCTATACTG GAATTACCCTGTCTGAGTATTTCCGGGACATGGGCTACCACGTCAGTATGATGGCAGACTCTACTTCCCGATGGGCTGAGGCCCTCAGAGAAATTTCAGGGCGACTGGCTGAAATGCCAGCTG ACAGTGGTTATCCAGCCTACCTTGGTGCCCGTCTAGCCTCTTTCTATGAGCGAGCTGGCAGAGTGAAGTGTCTGGGAAATCCTGAGAGGGAAGGCAGCGTCAGCATTGTTGGAGC TGTCTCTCCCCCAGGTGGTGACTTCTCTGATCCCGTCACATCTGCTACTCTGGGCATTGTTCAG GTTTTCTGGGGCCTGGATAAGAAGCTGGCACAACGCAAGCACTTCCCCTCTGTCAACTGGCTGATAAGTTACAGCAAATACACACGTGCCCTGGATGAGTACTACGACAAGCATTTTACAGAGTTTGTCCCTCTCAGGACAAAGGCCAAAGAGATCCTACAGGAGGAAGAGGACCTTGCGGAGATTGTGCAGCTTGTGGGGAAG GCTTCCCTAGCAGAAACAGATAAAATTACCTTGGAGGTTGCCAAGCTGATAAAAGATGACTTCTTGCAACAGAATGGATATACTCCTTACGACAG GTTCTGCCCTTTCTACAAAACAGTGGGAATGCTTTCCAATATGATTGCGTTTTATGACATGGCACGCCGTGCTGTAGAAACCACAGCCCAGAGTGACAATAAGATCACGTGGTCCATCATCCGAGAGAACATGAGCGAAATCCTCTATAGACTTACCTCCATGAAGTTCAAG GACCCTGTGAAAGATggtgaaacaaaaatcaaggcGGACTATGCTCAGCTGTTTGAGGATATGCAGAACGCATTTCGCAGTCTGGAAGACTAG